A single Deltaproteobacteria bacterium DNA region contains:
- a CDS encoding 4Fe-4S binding protein produces MFRFLCAPAAPLLLRWLVVLLVLLGGATGLGGLAHADEGLKKNPLPLAKALDQPIFSLDGTHVELFSLLLLFLGTLVVMSVRKRRQLVRHLVQVSALLVFFYVVFSCLGVFGLIRNTFHGISLIGTVQTESFFWMSLPVCVLAFTLITGPFFCGWICPTGTIQELLALLREALTRRPRLPVDPRTALLVAPLATAFLYLVFSVSEERKLFVEDSSLYWAAASLFLPLLVMTRVATDSAARSLRWLSLGAILFSVVFKVGITSPMHFAFMDIVDPASAITTLVLAGASLVVARAWCRYLCPWGMVMGLVHRFSRQRIEVDPASCTQCRRCVDACRVEAVTIVPGRPELGKVALDQCQFCYACVDACQRGAMQVTDTWCPAAPLSVEKR; encoded by the coding sequence CGCTGGCTCGTCGTCCTCCTCGTCCTCCTCGGCGGAGCCACGGGGCTCGGGGGGCTCGCCCACGCCGACGAGGGGCTGAAGAAGAACCCACTCCCCCTGGCCAAGGCGCTCGACCAGCCGATCTTCTCGCTCGACGGCACGCACGTGGAGCTCTTCTCGCTGCTCCTGCTCTTCCTCGGCACGCTGGTGGTCATGTCGGTGCGGAAACGCCGCCAGCTCGTCCGGCACCTGGTGCAGGTCTCGGCGCTCCTCGTCTTCTTCTACGTGGTCTTCTCCTGCCTCGGGGTCTTCGGGCTGATCCGCAACACCTTCCACGGCATCTCGCTCATCGGCACGGTGCAGACCGAGTCCTTCTTCTGGATGAGCCTCCCGGTCTGCGTGCTGGCCTTCACCCTGATCACCGGCCCCTTCTTCTGCGGCTGGATCTGTCCCACCGGCACGATCCAGGAGCTCCTCGCCCTGCTGCGCGAGGCGCTGACCCGCAGGCCCCGCCTCCCCGTCGACCCGAGGACGGCGCTGCTGGTCGCCCCCCTCGCCACGGCGTTTCTCTACCTCGTCTTCTCGGTGAGCGAGGAGCGCAAGCTCTTCGTCGAGGACTCGAGCCTCTACTGGGCGGCGGCGAGTCTCTTTCTCCCCCTTCTCGTGATGACCCGCGTGGCCACGGACTCGGCCGCGCGTTCGCTGCGCTGGCTCAGTCTCGGCGCGATCCTCTTCAGCGTGGTCTTCAAGGTGGGGATCACCTCCCCCATGCACTTCGCCTTCATGGACATCGTGGACCCCGCCTCGGCGATCACGACGCTGGTGCTGGCGGGCGCGTCGCTCGTGGTGGCCCGCGCCTGGTGCCGGTATCTCTGCCCCTGGGGGATGGTGATGGGCCTCGTGCATCGCTTTTCGCGGCAGCGCATCGAGGTGGACCCGGCGAGCTGCACCCAGTGCCGCCGCTGCGTGGACGCCTGCCGGGTCGAGGCCGTGACGATCGTGCCGGGGCGTCCGGAGCTCGGGAAGGTGGCCCTCGACCAGTGCCAGTTCTGCTACGCCTGCGTGGACGCTTGCCAGCGCGGCGCGATGCAGGTCACGGACACCTGGTGCCCGGCCGCGCCGCTCTCCGTCGAGAAGCGGTGA